The Horticoccus luteus DNA window CGAGACAGAGCGAAACTCGTTTTCCCGGCCGGGCGCCGCGAAGGGTGCCGGGCCGGCGGTGTGCAAATGGTAAAGGCGGACGTTTTCGAGGTCGCGCCGGGCGGACAGCGCTTCGACGAGGGGCGTCGGCGTGGCGCAGGCTCCATGCAGGAAGACGCGGTGAGCGCTTTGCACGACGGCGACGGCATCAGCGGCGGGGACCGCGCGGAGCTTCCAATCAGGAGCGAACGTTTTCATGGGGAAAGGGCGGAGCAGCTCCGCGCCCGGCGAGGACGAGGCGCGGCTGGCGCAAGGGTGGCGATGGTGAGAGCGAACGCAACGCGCCGCATCAGGGCGGGGCGCGAGAAGAACGGCGGTCGCGTTGGCCCCGCGGGCACGCACTCGCGCGCAGCTCGTGCCGTCACGCGTGCGACGGGGCGACGGCCTGCAAGGCTTCCTTGAAGTGGCGGCGGCACATCGGCACGTAGCGTTCGTTGCCGCCGATTTCCACTTGAGCGCCCTCCCGCATGGCAGCGCCGTCGGCACCCACGCGGAGATTCATGGTCGCCTTGCGGCCGCAGTGGCAGATCGTCTTCAGCTCGATGAGGTCGTCGGCGAGCGCGAGGAGCGCGGCGCTTCCGGGAAAGAGGTGGCCTTGAAAATCGGTGCGCAAGCCGTAGCAGAGCACCGGCACGCGCAGCTCGTCGGCGACATCCGTCAACTGGGCGACTTGGGCGGGCGTGAGAAATTGCGCTTCATCGACCAGCACGCAGGCAACGGCTGCGGAGGCGTGTTCACGACGCGTCCACGCGAAAAGGTCTTCGGTCGTGGAGATCGCGGTGGCGTCGGCTTCGAGGCCGATGCGGGATTTGATGCGGCCGACCCCGGCGCGGGTGTCGAGCGCGGGCGTAAAGAGGAGGGTGCGCATGCCGCGTTCATGGTAGTTGTAGCTCGACTGCAGCAGGACGGTGCTTTTGCCGGCGTTCATCGCGGAATAGTAAAAATAGAGCTTCGCCATTGCGGTGCGACGGT harbors:
- a CDS encoding thymidine kinase, which gives rise to MAKLYFYYSAMNAGKSTVLLQSSYNYHERGMRTLLFTPALDTRAGVGRIKSRIGLEADATAISTTEDLFAWTRREHASAAVACVLVDEAQFLTPAQVAQLTDVADELRVPVLCYGLRTDFQGHLFPGSAALLALADDLIELKTICHCGRKATMNLRVGADGAAMREGAQVEIGGNERYVPMCRRHFKEALQAVAPSHA